The genomic window GCCTGGAGCGCGGTGATGATGCCCTCGCCCGTTGCGGTGCGCTCGGCGAGCTTCGCGTTGTCGATGGCCGCCTTGACCGATTCATGGTTCGTTGTCGGCGTCACCATCACCGAGGCGGTGCCCGCGAAGGTGACGAACCCGATGTTGAGGCCGACCGGAAGACCGTCGACGAACTCCTTACCGGCCTTCTTCGCGACCTCGATCCGACTCGGCGGCACGTCGGTCGCCTCCATCGAGAGCGACACGTCCATCACCAACATCACGGTGGCGCGGTTGCGCGGCACCTTCTTGACCGCCGTCGGCCCCGCCGCCGCAACGGTCAGGAACACCAGGCCGACCAGCATGAGCGCGATGGGCACGTGCCGGAACTGACTCGGCCGCGCCGGAGCGACCTTCTCCAGCAGCTCCATATTGCTGAACCGCAGCATGTGCTTGTGCCTGCTGCGCTGCACCAGAATGTAGCCGAGCGCGATCAGGGCGATGATGGCAAGAAAGCCGAGCCAGATCTGCGCGGTGAAATGCGAAATACTCACTGGCGTGGCACCCGCCCGGTCGGGGCGCCGAAGCTGTGGCGCCGAGTGGACACGAACCGGACCACATCGGCGATCCAGTCCCGATCGGTTCGCAGGGTGAGCACCGGCGCGCCGCAACTACGCAAAGCCTGTTCGACCTGTTCCCGGTGCCGCTGCGCGGCGGCCGCGAAATCGGCGCGCAGCGTGGGGGTCACGCTGAATTCGCGGGTGCGCCCGGTCTCCGGATCGTGCAGCACGACATCGCCGACGTCGGGCAGCGACAGATCACGCGGGTCGAGCACCTCCACCGCGAGCAGGTCGTGCCGCGCCGAGATGGCGCGCAGCGAACGCTGCCAGTCGATGTCACCCAGGAAGTCGCTGACGATCACCGCGAGTCCGCGCTTGCGCTGCGGGCGGCGCAGCGACTCGATGCCGCCGCGTAGATCGCCGCGCACACCGTCGCGGGCATGCGGCGTGGTCGCGATGCTGCGCAACAGCGACTGCGCGTGCACCCGCCCACTGCGCGCGGGTATCCGAACCAGCTGTTCGCCGGTCGCGACGACCGCGCCGATCCGGTTGCCGCCACCGCTGGTGAGATGGGTGATGGCGGCCGCGGCGGCGATCGCGAGATCACGCTTCTGGCAGTACGCGGTGCCGAAGTCGAGGCTCGCCGACAGGTCGACGACCATCCAGGTTTCCAGCTCCCGATCGGCGATCATCTGCCGCACGTGCGGGTGGGTGGTGCGGGCGGTGACCGACCAATCCATCTGCCGCACATCGTCACCCGGCTGATAGGTGCGCGCCTCCCCCGGCTCGGAGCCGGGG from Nocardia iowensis includes these protein-coding regions:
- a CDS encoding VWA domain-containing protein; this translates as MSISHFTAQIWLGFLAIIALIALGYILVQRSRHKHMLRFSNMELLEKVAPARPSQFRHVPIALMLVGLVFLTVAAAGPTAVKKVPRNRATVMLVMDVSLSMEATDVPPSRIEVAKKAGKEFVDGLPVGLNIGFVTFAGTASVMVTPTTNHESVKAAIDNAKLAERTATGEGIITALQAIDTLASVLGGAQDPPPARIVLMSDGKQTVPAFDDMDNPRHEYVAARLAKNKNIPISTISFGTKWGVVEIPREDGGRDQVKVEVDDEAMQEIARLSGGEFYTASSLQELTKVYDTLQQQIGYELTRGDASRPWLLLGLLLTAAGVITGLLYRQRIP
- a CDS encoding DUF58 domain-containing protein — encoded protein: MARSSHAPPSFQAGELTDPRLTAALKTLELTVRRRLDGVLHGDHLGLIPGPGSEPGEARTYQPGDDVRQMDWSVTARTTHPHVRQMIADRELETWMVVDLSASLDFGTAYCQKRDLAIAAAAAITHLTSGGGNRIGAVVATGEQLVRIPARSGRVHAQSLLRSIATTPHARDGVRGDLRGGIESLRRPQRKRGLAVIVSDFLGDIDWQRSLRAISARHDLLAVEVLDPRDLSLPDVGDVVLHDPETGRTREFSVTPTLRADFAAAAQRHREQVEQALRSCGAPVLTLRTDRDWIADVVRFVSTRRHSFGAPTGRVPRQ